From the Astatotilapia calliptera chromosome 6, fAstCal1.2, whole genome shotgun sequence genome, one window contains:
- the LOC113023679 gene encoding cysteine-rich protein 1, producing the protein MVGYCPICGKPVYFGEKKRSLGRDYHPLCLKCQKCNRQLTPGQHAEYDEKPYCTHCYLKMFGPRGNR; encoded by the exons ATGGTAGGCTACTGTCCAATTTGCGGGAAGCCTGTCTACTTTG GTGAGAAGAAGAGGTCCTTAGGGAGAGACtaccatcctctgtgtctgaagtGTCAGAAGTGTAACAGACAGCTCACCCCTGGACAACATGCTGAG TATGATGAGAAGCCATACTGTACACACTGCTATCTGAAGATGTTTGGACCGAGAG GTAACAGGTAA